In the genome of Plasmodium yoelii strain 17X genome assembly, chromosome: 14, one region contains:
- a CDS encoding mediator of RNA polymerase II transcription subunit 18, putative, with protein MNDNIDKLITTLMSETNNTFEGTGINNGNNTEEKNLQFMENEEKHFLDDDILKTLGKNNFFKYTEYSLSSLYISENNMPINDDPNFQKLLKVMTKASDVNNKFKWVDYYYKHSVREDENILNPQSQNQDYIFREYIEPNHLKKLSLLRKYEQGAILKSSEKNKVNVKIVSEFIVHDTYATIIKSVGYHLNHKLFTEAQIFHNKYGNSNHIVILVLRHYKDQNFSIPLYNDRVLVQIKSYLSDNKYSDITQKNLLNYAKIFNPYILLRKVDYSFVEQIKEKMSYAI; from the coding sequence atgaatgataacatagataaattaataacCACTTTAATGTCTGAGACAAATAACACATTTGAGGGTACTGGTATAAACAATGGGAATAATACTGAAGAAAAAAATCTTCAATTTAtggaaaatgaagaaaaacattttttagaTGATGATATACTAAAAACAttaggaaaaaataatttttttaaatatacgGAATATTCGTTATctagtttatatatatcagaaaataatatgcCAATAAATGATGATccaaattttcaaaaattattaaaagttATGACAAAAGCCAGTgatgttaataataaattcaaatgggtagattattattataaacatAGTGTACGAgaagatgaaaatatattaaatccCCAATCACAAAATCaagattatatttttagagAATATATAGAACcaaatcatttaaaaaaattatcattgTTAAGAAAATATGAGCAAGGAgctattttaaaatcatctgaaaaaaataaagtaaatGTAAAAATTGTATCAGAATTTATTGTTCATGATACTTATGCTACAATAATTAAATCTGTCGGTTATCACCTTAATCATAAACTTTTTACAGAAGCTcaaatttttcataataaatatggaaATAGTAATCACATTGTTATTTTGGTTCTAAGACATTATAAGGATCAAAACTTTAGTATTCCTTTATATAACGACAGAGTGCTAGTGCAAATTAAATCATATTTAAgtgataataaatattcagATATCActcaaaaaaatttattaaattatgcaaaaatatttaatccTTATATTTTGCTAAGAAAAGTAGATTATTCCTTTGTTGAGCagattaaagaaaaaatgtcTTATGCAATCTAG
- a CDS encoding kelch domain-containing protein, putative: protein MSDISDFSDIDDFSENGKQNKLFKKKSQKSTTSKESDSNKDDTLDKQDSTKLVSSVENEDKGLLMQKSGTIESEKNLNLKIGSTEDNTLYATNSKSFQNLDNSTKLKDQQRRTDGMNPRVADCVMSPPEFFISHIYHDNKVFMKKYAHSMIEYENEFFIYGGINAKNEYLDEFIKFTYGPNTFTSKKLTENPGKRAYASMTLAYNDENSPYLLLFGGLCGPNILAKDCYMYDIAKDTWSKYSLKLDSVPGARYGHAYTYCPITYATIIWGGLNRNNELLNSGHKFVGGKWSEMNNKGTCPSPRAFSSLAWLDRTTKDNVNYSFLYLFGGDLTNRGTPTDELWVYNINNENWTLIKNSSGEIPCARWKHGSVMVDKNMWISGGLFSGWFSNYTIPDLYVYDVPSNCWFHCQIASKQIHNCYDYGTLNLHSQTKAFFLFGGKNYNNEPISNVCRFAPLCTSVSITMMRNDIKSFNSLILEIKKETEETANNVSEIQEIIHMYSLDIKDFKILFEALTRSIQILKENVERIDTELSILKENIATNKQNSIENAAIENENEDPEKIEKTEEAENAENTENAENAENAENEIKAEEITSVQ, encoded by the coding sequence atGTCGGATATATCTGATTTTTCAGACATTGATGATTTTTCAGAAAATGGAAAACAAAACAAACTTTTTAAAAAGAAATCCCAAAAATCAACAACATCAAAAGAAAGTGATTCAAACAAAGATGATACTTTAGACAAACAAGATAGCACGAAACTTGTAAGCAGTGttgaaaatgaagataaagGATTACTTATGCAAAAATCAGGAACGATTGAATCAGAAAagaatttaaatttaaaaataggATCAACGGAagataatacattatatgcAACTAATTCGAAATCATTTCAAAATTTAGATAACTCTACAAAGTTAAAAGACCAGCAACGGCGAACTGATGGTATGAATCCACGAGTAGCTGATTGTGTTATGTCACCTCCAGAATTCTTTATATCGCATATTTATCATGATAACAAagtttttatgaaaaaatatgctCATTCAATGATAGAATATGAAAATgagttttttatttatggtGGAATAAATGCTAAGAATGAATATTTAGAtgaattcataaaatttacatATGGACCTAATACATTTACTTCCAAAAAATTAACTGAAAATCCGGGAAAGAGAGCATATGCATCAATGACATTAGCATATAATGATGAGAATTCcccatatttattattatttggtGGATTATGTGGGCCAAATATATTAGCAAAAGATTGTTATATGTATGACATAGCAAAAGATACTTGGTCAAAATATTCTCTTAAATTAGACTCTGTTCCAGGAGCAAGATATGGCCATGCTTATACATATTGTCCTATTACATATGCAACAATAATTTGGGGAGGCTTAAATAGAAATAATGAGTTACTAAATAGTGGACATAAATTTGTTGGAGGAAAATGGTCCGAAATGAATAATAAAGGTACATGTCCATCCCCTAGAGCATTTTCATCTCTTGCTTGGTTAGATAGAACAACAAAAGATAATGTAAATTATagttttctttatttatttggtgGCGATTTAACAAATAGAGGTACACCAACAGATGAATTATGGGTATATAATATCAATAATGAAAATTGgacattaataaaaaattcatcTGGTGAAATACCATGCGCAAGATGGAAACATGGCTCTGTTATGGTTGACAAAAATATGTGGATATCAGGGGGTTTATTTTCTGGATGGTTTTCAAATTATACTATTCCAGacttatatgtatatgatgTTCCTTCTAATTGTTGGTTTCACTGTCAAATAGCATCTAAGCAAATCCATAATTGCTATGATTATGGTACTTTGAATTTGCATTCTCAAACAAAAgccttttttttatttggcggaaaaaattacaataatGAGCCCATTTCAAATGTATGTAGATTTGCACCGTTATGCACAAGTGTATCAATTACGATGATGAGAAATGATATTAAAAGCTTTAATAGTTTGATACTCGAAATAAAGAAAGAAACTGAAGAGACTGCAAATAATGTATCTGAGATTCAAGaaattatacatatgtatagtTTAGATATAAAAgattttaaaattttgttCGAAGCATTAACACGAAGCATACAAATTCTTAAGGAAAATGTCGAGCGTATTGATACCGAATTATctattttaaaagaaaacaTTGCTACCAATAAACAAAATTCAATTGAAAATGCGGctatagaaaatgaaaatgaagacccagaaaaaatagaaaaaacgGAAGAAGCAGAAAATGCAGAAAATACAGAAAATGCAGAAAATGCAGAAAATgcagaaaatgaaataaaagcTGAGGAAATAACGTCTGTTCAGTAA
- a CDS encoding dynein light chain 1, putative, which translates to MADRKPNKNAVVKNVDMTEEMQIDAIDCANQALQKYNVEKDIAAHIKKEFDRKYDPTWHCVVGRNFGSYVTHETKNFIYFYIGQVAILLFKSG; encoded by the coding sequence atggCTGATAGAAAACCAAATAAAAATGCGGTTGTAAAAAATGTAGATATGACCGAAGAAATGCAAATTGATGCAATTGATTGTGCTAATCAAGCTCTACAAAAATACAATGTCGAAAAAGATATTGCGgcacatataaaaaaagagtTTGACAGGAAATATGACCCTACCTGGCATTGTGTAGTCGGAAGGAATTTTGGATCATATGTTACACATGAAACTaagaattttatttatttctatattgGACAAGTAGCTAtactattatttaaatccggataa
- a CDS encoding DNA-directed RNA polymerases I, II, and III subunit RPABC3, putative, translated as MASNILFEDRFVISNVDNSKFEKVSRIKAKSTGYDAELILDVHSELFKVEEKKAIYLALQDNFMGKNDEKTWEQTDNKSLNNIEYIMSGRIFKFEELSSERRTVYASYGGLMMALTADKQFIGDLEIDMKIYLLAKNVDIEIA; from the exons atggcATCAAACATTTTGTTCGAAGACCGTTTTGTTATAAGCAATGTAGATAAttcaaaatttgaaaaagtCAGTAGAATAAAAGCTAAAAGTACGGGTTATGATGCTGAATTAATCCTTGATGTCCATTCAGAATTGTTTAAAGTTGAAGAAAAGAAG gCTATATACTTAGCTCTTCAAGATAATTTTATGGggaaaaatgatgaaaaaacaTGGGAACAAACTGATAATAAgtcattaaataatattgaatATATTATGAGTGGTcgaatttttaaatttgagGAACTTTCATCCGAAAGAAG gACTGTTTATGCTTCATATGGGGGACTAATGATGGCACTAACAGCAGATAAACAATTTATAGGAGATCTAGAAATAGACATGAAAATTTACTTACTTGCCAAAAATGTGGATATTGAAATAGCATAA
- a CDS encoding proline--tRNA ligase, putative, with translation MRIVLNAFKKVTEIKTRNQYIHIVSKRMCSTNSEIDIPEADRIESQKLFDELKELNINYKEVKHGKVNSIKEILDLNLEKSENVIKNLFLKDKKKNYFYLCVANWKKLDLKNVSTQLKTSNLRFVDDENLKNILNVNPGSLTPFSIKSDKDNIVKLYFDEDIKNMDEVIIHPMHNYSCIYVKTTDVIKYCDLHNHTPEFINLSDSKDTENQNIKRDDSNINEESSKDTAKLPHGENNNNKHGKNDDKINDRDKGKDGSNILGITSKKEQNFSDWYTQVIVKSELIEYYDISGCYILRPASYYIWECIQTFFNNEIKKLDVENSYFPLFVTKNKLEKEKNHIEGFSPEVAWVTKYGDTNLPEEIAIRPTSETIMYSVFSKWIRSHRDLPLKLNQWNTVVRWEFKQPTPFIRTREFLWQEGHTAHKNEEEAVKMVFDILDIYRRWYEECLAVPVIKGIKSEGEKFGGANFTSTNETFISESGRAIQAATSHYLGTNFAKMFKIEFEDEQENKQFVHQTSWGCTTRSIGVMIMMHSDNKGLILPPNVAKYKVVIVPILYKNTDETAIFNYCKDIEKVLKNAQINCVFDDRDLYSPGYKFNHWELRGIPIRIEVGPKDIQNNSCVFVRRDNNQKFNIKKESVLLETQQMLVDIHKNLFLKAKKKLDDSIVQITSFDQVMDALNKKKMVLAPWCEDITTEEEIKKETQRLSMNQTNTETSLSGAMKPLCIPLDQPPMPPNTKCFWTGKPAKRWCLFGRSY, from the coding sequence atgcgAATTGTATTGAATGCATTTAAAAAGGTGACAGAAATAAAGACAAGAAATCAGTACATACATATAGTTTCAAAAAGAATGTGCAGCACCAATTCTGAAATTGATATCCCAGAGGCGGATCGAATAGAATCtcaaaaattatttgatgaactaaaagaattaaatataaattacaaAGAAGTAAAACATGGGAAAGTAAATTCCATTAAAGAAATTTTAGATTTAAATTTGGAAAAATCtgaaaatgtaataaaaaatttatttttaaaagataaaaaaaaaaattatttttatctatgtGTAGCTAACTGGAAAAAAttagatttaaaaaatgtatcaaCTCAATTAAAAACATCAAATTTAAGATTTGTtgatgatgaaaatttaaaaaatatattaaatgtaaATCCAGGATCTCTTACTCCATTTTCTATTAAATCAGATAAAGATAATATTgtcaaattatattttgatgaagacataaaaaatatggatgAAGTTATTATTCATCCTATGCACAATTATAGctgtatatatgtaaaaacaACTGATGTTATTAAATATTGTGATTTGCATAATCATACACccgaatttataaatttatcagATTCAAAAGATACagaaaatcaaaatataaaaagagaTGATAGTAATATTAATGAGGAAAGTTCAAAAGACACAGCCAAATTACCACATGgtgaaaataacaataataagcACGGGAAAAAcgatgataaaataaatgatcgAGATAAAGGAAAGGATGGAAGTAATATCCTTGGAATAACTTcaaaaaaagaacaaaattTTTCAGATTGGTATACACAAGTAATTGTAAAAAGTGAATTAATAGAATATTATGACATTTCTGGATGTTATATATTAAGACCTGCTTCTTACTACATATGGGAATGTATccaaacattttttaataacgAGATAAAGAAATTGGATGTAGAAAATTCCTATTTTCCATTATTtgttacaaaaaataaattagaaaaagaaaaaaatcatataGAAGGTTTTAGTCCAGAAGTTGCTTGGGTCACCAAATATGGTGATACAAATTTACCTGAAGAAATTGCTATAAGGCCTACTAGTGAAACCATTATGTATTCTGTATTTTCAAAATGGATCAGATCCCACAGAGATTTGccattaaaattaaatcaaTGGAATACAGTAGTTAGATGGGAATTTAAACAACCAACACCTTTTATTAGAACAAGAGAATTTTTATGGCAAGAAGGACATACAGCacataaaaatgaagaagaagCTGTAAAAATGGTATTTGATatattagatatatataGAAGATGGTATGAAGAATGCTTAGCAGTACCAGTTATTAAAGGAATAAAAAGTGAAGGAGAAAAATTCGGTGGAGCTAATTTTACATCAACTAATGAAACATTTATAAGTGAAAGCGGAAGAGCTATACAAGCAGCTACATCACATTATTTAGGTACAAATTTTGCAAAAATGTTTAAAATTGAATTTGAAGATGAAcaagaaaataaacaatttgTACATCAAACTTCATGGGGATGTACTACTAGATCTATAGGTGTTATGATAATGATGCATAGTGATAATAAAGGATTAATTTTACCACCAAATGTtgcaaaatataaagttGTTATTGTacctattttatataaaaatactgATGAAACtgctatttttaattattgtaAAGATATAGAAAAAGTCTTAAAAAATGCACAAATTAATTGTGTATTTGATGATAGAGATTTATATTCTCCAGGTTATAAATTTAACCATTGGGAATTGCGAGGTATACCAATAAGAATAGAAGTAGGCCCAAaagatatacaaaataattcTTGTGTTTTTGTTCGTCGAGATAATAATCAAAAATtcaatattaaaaaagaaagcGTATTATTAGAAACACAACAAATGTTAGTTGATATACATAAAaacttatttttaaaagctaaaaaaaaattagatgATTCTATTGTTCAAATTACTTCATTTGACCAAGTTATGGATGCccttaataaaaaaaaaatggtgtTAGCACCATGGTGTGAAGATATAACAACCGAAGAAGAAATCAAAAAAGAAACACAAAGGCTATCTATGAACCAAACAAATACTGAAACCTCACTTAGCGGGGCTATGAAACCTTTATGTATACCCCTTGATCAGCCCCCTATGCCACCAAATACCAAATGCTTTTGGACTGGAAAACCAGCAAAAAGATGGTGCCTCTTTGGAAGAAGTTACTAA
- a CDS encoding GPI ethanolamine phosphate transferase 3, putative, which yields MKEGGKFTLFGNVLTNHVIIFSSILLINVLILFSYINGFLFSKAGILNKSESLDVFSKNVFGNEYVEYLKTNKNVYSIINPPYDKIVILLIDSLRFDFTLYDPNYDKEWESNMMVKNGGGKKVGNGNKNINTLIEQKKIKLYLNNMINLHNILKKKKNNTRLFRFEADPPTLTTARLKSMLVGSISNYMDVNENFNPNDNIQDNFIDQLYINKKHVTAIGDDTITKLTKKVTKKLVYESFNIFDFYSLDIKSKDHFYQEYSQNDWDLIYLHLLAVDHIGHVEGTNSENMKNSLINFDLFIKDIINKINESQKNNKNILFIAFGDHGQLDSGNHGGIDIDETNSSLFAYSPLSLINLDKNINSRNFVLFDYGNDGDTKRMSKDRPSDDLFNYHDFITKYKNSKDDKNDIIGYRKYHSSLNSLNHERKYFYNVKYTKQVNLISTLSLLIGSTLPFCNIGNIILDLIPNAYEIDSDTNIPYQKEKKLNTEKKNAHPNKDIKENTKNNVENSNNQFEHSSQSKEMNKFSHTYYDLLNLHYISELSYANMWQVNRYLNEYEKMYGIIKNDDYYLIKNVWENIENEKSAFFIPHKEFIDNQEILIKEKEKYIEYINKIREAMDLSQRYFYYIFSLKNYYFLFLCLFANIYFFIIFSIYYFFSKLNYYNKSIGSRRFVLSIILAFSILFLLNLYKQKLYIMVLSFLFLLFVGYILFFKKSKDQNIFSIFTHAKMLIVFNSLISSKLNEVEIIQENENPDSISAKPDTPFFETKPQNNIQKQANFNKFENNSNKNINLIHRFIIFSKKLINEMINTSYFFLHKIKFIQILRSNFFFVFSVIWSFCEISFNYVEKERYFIHILIMFYVFFSLIFQNYRISTYLFRSIPLLAILLVNFMASFRSEYFKHDMEKFFINRSALNIILPTTFYILSMLLLRRRSNKMLKKKIKLITIIIWTLQYFFVIIYLIKINKIAKFWTPLIMYMLTFSFISFIILRKSDILEKTQNKNIGNFIKKMNELGVTLFITLCSLLQLSLIIYSNTNLSILIFFYTTLIFFYFYFINTVDLKQKEDINNIKISWIMENTNVDRQFNKHVNTQIKEKIYLNLQKEKNILLNKSSIIDQTDIIQIQIAKLIPSISFFLINETSFYLLSSLILKYSFFLTGHRFMLNNLPLTSGYIGFGRYCWPFSQIYIFLHVFFPMIFSFIFLIYIFNLRKIKALEFFEEPDFYNFYLYPLINFLFKNIFLFCIKCNVSMWTSFVLEMHITINDYFLPNYFYLSSIVIVYITLSILILSIIRRILLR from the exons atgaaAGAAGGGGGGAAATTTACATTATTTGGTAATGTTTTAACAAATCACGTGATAATCTTTTCCTCGATCTTATTAATAAATGTcttgattttattttcatatattaatgggtttttattttcaaaagcgggaattttaaataaatcagAAAGTTTGGATGTATTCAGCAAAAATGTATTTGGAAATGAATATGTAGAATATTTGAAAACGAATAAAAATGTCTATTCAATCATTAATCCACCTTATGATAAAATTGTTATCCTTTTAATTGATTCACTAAGATTTGATTTTACACTTTATGATCCAAATTATGATAAAGAATGGGAATCGAATATGATGGTCAAAAATGGGGGTGGGAAAAAGGTAGGAAATggaaacaaaaatataaataccctcattgaacaaaaaaaaattaaattatatttaaacaatatgataaatttacataacattttaaaaaaaaaaaaaaataatactcgATTATTTCGATTTGAAGCAGACCCACCAACCCTTACAACAGCCCGACTAAAATCAATGCTAGTAGGAAGTATATCAAATTACATGGATGTCAATGAAAATTTCAATCCTAATGATAATATACAAGATAATTTTATtgatcaattatatattaataaaaaacatgTTACAGCTATTGGTGATGATACGATtacaaaattaacaaaaaaagtaacaaaaaaattagtaTATGAAAgctttaatatatttgatttttattcattagATATTAAATCCAAAGATCATTTTTATCAAGAATATTCTCAAAATGATTGGGACcttatttatttacatttattaGCAGTTGATCATATAGGCCATGTAGAAGGGACAAATTcagaaaatatgaaaaattctttaataaattttgatctatttataaaagatataattaataaaatcaaTGAatctcaaaaaaataataaaaatatattatttatagcGTTTGGTGATCATGGACAATTGGATTCAGGAAACCATGGTGGAATTGACATAGACGAAACAAACAGTTCTCTGTTTGCTTATTCACCATTAAGTTTAATAAAtcttgataaaaatataaattctcgaaattttgttttatttgaCTATGGAAATGATGGTGATACAAAGAGAATGTCTAAAGATCGACCTTCTGatgatttatttaattatcatgattttattacaaaatataaaaattcaaaagatgataaaaatgatataatagGTTATAGAAAATATCATTCCTCTTTAAACAGTTTAAATCATGAaaggaaatatttttataatgttaaATATACAAAACAAGTAAATTTAATAAGTACTTTATCACTTTTAATTGGCTCTACCTTACCATTTTGCAACATTGGGAATATTATTCTTGATCTTATTCCGAATGCATATGAAATTGATAGTGATACTAATATACCATATCAAAAAGAGAAGAAACTAAAcactgaaaaaaaaaatgcccACCCTAACAaagatataaaagaaaatactaAAAACAATGTAGAGAATAGTAATAATCAATTTGAACACTCAAGTCAAAGTAAagaaatgaataaattttCACATACATACTATGATTTGTTAAATCTGCATTATATTAGTGAACTGAGTTATGCTAACATGTGGCAAGTAAACAGatatttaaatgaatatgaaaaaatgtatggaattataaaaaatgatgactATTAtcttattaaaaatgtgtgggaaaatatagaaaatgagAAATCTGCTTTTTTCATTCCTCATAAGGAATTTATAGACAACCaagaaatattaataaaggaaaaagaaaaatatatagaatatataaataaaattagagAAGCAATGGATCTTAGTCaaagatatttttattatattttttctttaaaaaattactattttttatttttatgtctatttgcaaatatatatttttttataatttttagcatatattatttcttttccaaattaaattattataataaatcaaTCGGTAGTAGAAGATTTGTTCTTTCTATAATTCTTGCATTctctattttatttcttctaaATCTTTacaaacaaaaattatatattatggtactctcatttttatttctgtTGTTTGTTggatatatactttttttcaaaaaatccaaggatcaaaatatattttcaatttttacACATGCAAAAATGCTAATCGTATTTAATAGCTTAATATCGAGTAAATTGAATGAAGTAGAAATAATACAAGAAAATGAAAACCCTGATTCGATTTCAGCAAAACCTGATACGCCATTCTTCGAAACTAAACCACAAAACAATATTCAAAAACAAGCAAACTTcaataaatttgaaaataattcaaataaaaatataaacttaATTCATAGATTCatcatattttcaaaaaaactAATTAATGAAATGATAAATACAAgttattttttcttacacaaaataaaatttatacaaattttaagaagcaactttttttttgtattttctgTTATCTGGAGTTTTTGTGAAATATCTTTTAATTATGTAGAAAAAGAAAgatattttattcatatccTTATAATGTTTTacgtatttttttctttaatattCCAAAATTATAGAATATCCACTTATCTCTTCAG GAGCATACCGTTGCTAGCTATTTTGTTAGTTAACTTTATGGCTAGTTTCCGATCAGAATATTTCAAACATGACATggaaaaattttttataaacagATCTGcgttaaatataattttaccAACAACTTTTTATATACTAAGTATGTTATTATTAAGGAGAAGGAGCAataaaatgttgaaaaaaaaaataaaattgattacaataataatatggaCATTGCAATATTTTTTCGTTATTATTTActtgattaaaataaataaaatagcaAAATTTTGGACACCTTTAATTATGTACATGTTAACATTTTCgtttatatcatttattatattacgAAAAAGTGATATTTTGGAGAaaacacaaaataaaaatattggaaattttataaaaaaaatgaacgaGTTGGGTGTAACACTTTTTATCACACTTTGTTCATTACTACAATTATctcttattatatatagtaatacaaatttaagtatacttatatttttttatacaacattgatattcttttatttttactttataAATACTGTGGATTTAAAACAAAAGGaggatataaataatattaaaataagtTGGATTATGGAAAATACTAATGTAGACAGACAATTTAATAAGCATGTAAATACacaaattaaagaaaaaatatatttaaatcttcagaaagaaaaaaatattttattaaataaatccAGTATAATAGATCAAACAGATATTATACAAATACAAATTGCTAAGTTAATTCCAagtatttcattttttttaattaatgaaACAAGTTTTTACTTATTATCATCACTAATCttaaaatatagtttttttttaaccgGTCATAGATTTATGTTAAATAATTTACCGCTAACTTCAGGTTATATTGGCTTTGGAAGATATTGTTGGCCTTTTAgtcaaatttatatttttttacatgtaTTTTTTCCAATGatcttttcttttatttttcttatttatatattcaatttgagaaaaataaaagctTTAGAATTCTTTGAAGAACCAGATTTTTACAACTTTTACTTATACccattaattaattttttgttcaA aaatatttttcttttttgtatCAAATGCAATGTTTCCATGTGGACTTCCTTCGTTCTCGAAATGCATATCACG ATAAACGATTACTTTCTTCCAAATTATTTTTACCTATCCTCTATAGTTATTGTTTATATAACTTTATCAATACTAATTCTATCCATAATTAGACGAATTCTTTTAAGATAA